From the genome of Miscanthus floridulus cultivar M001 chromosome 10, ASM1932011v1, whole genome shotgun sequence, one region includes:
- the LOC136486203 gene encoding cysteine-rich receptor-like protein kinase 10, translated as MHGRALRTPALLEAALLASAVTLTLLPSAAAQPWVGPWPTCDDTTGKYSAGSAYANSIKQLIQNLQTNASNTPALFATGSAGAGPDTVYGLILCRGDLSPTDCFDCGTNAGQDVYRVCNHTRDAALVYNQCYVRLAPTDFLASINNTGMVDLINGESVPAGVDVAAYDGAVTRLLNATVRYAVDSSAPSSSPRKYFATGQMVGLDPQLQLRTGIWSMAQCAGDISPAQCRSCLDDLLAQWWEEFDRKETGARLDGSRCNLRFETGNFYTGVPMVKLQMNGEGAAPAPAPSTDVVPGTTAGKNNSEGKLFGIILPIVFVVVVTAIALYVCKKRRSQGIMLPHGTHTVEDFGSIQSTLLSLSSLQVATNNFDESNKLGEGGFGVVYKGDLPGQEVAVKRMSKGSGQGLEELKNELVLVAKLHHKNLVRLEGFCLEEGERLLVYEYMPNKSLDTILFDPKEKIQLDWRKRFNIIEGVARGLQYLHEESQKKIIHRDMKASNVLLDADMNPKIGDFGLARLFGKDQTRDVTKHIVGTFGYMSPEYVMRGQFSTKSDVFSFGILVIEIVTGRRNTGHYFYDEQNEDIISLVWRHWTEGTIAEMIDDSLGRNYSETEVLKCVNIGLLCLQQNPMDRPTMSDVMVMLSGDDTSSLPPAARPTFFLDRSTGGYSYNSCTITHLSAR; from the exons ATGCACGGCCGCGCCCTTCGCACCCCCGCCCTGCTAGAAGCAGCGCTGCTGGCGTCGGCCGTCACGCTCACGCTTCTCCCCTCAGCCGCCGCGCAGCCGTGGGTTGGCCCGTGGCCGACGTGCGACGACACCACGGGCAAATACTCGGCCGGCAGCGCCTACGCCAACAGCATCAAGCAGCTCATCCAGAACCTCCAGACGAACGCGTCCAACACGCCCGCCCTCTTCGCGACGGGCTCCGCCGGCGCAGGACCGGACACCGTCTACGGGCTCATACTCTGCCGCGGCGACCTCAGCCCCACCGACTGCTTCGACTGCGGCACCAACGCCGGCCAGGACGTGTACCGGGTCTGCAACCACACGCGGGACGCGGCGCTCGTCTACAACCAGTGCTACGTCCGCCTCGCCCCGACGGACTTCCTCGCCTCCATCAACAACACCGGCATGGTGGACCTCATCAACGGCGAAAGCGTCCCCGCAGGCGTCGACGTCGCGGCCTACGACGGCGCTGTCACCAGGCTGCTCAACGCCACCGTGCGGTATGCGGTGGACAGCTCGGCCCCGTCGTCGTCCCCGAGGAAGTACTTCGCCACGGGGCAGATGGTGGGGCTCGACCCGCAGCTGCAGCTCCGGACGGGCATCTGGTCCATGGCGCAGTGCGCGGGGGACATATCGCCGGCGCAGTGCCGGAGCTGCCTGGACGACTTGCTGGCGCAGTGGTGGGAAGAGTTCGACCGCAAGGAGACCGGCGCCAGGCTCGACGGTTCGCGATGCAACCTGAGGTTTGAAACGGGGAACTTCTACACCGGCGTCCCGATGGTGAAGCTGCAGATGAACGGCGAGGGGGCCGCTCCAGCGCCGGCGCCTTCGACGGATGTTGTACCTGGCACCACCGCAG GTAAAAATAATTCAGAGGGCAAGCTTTTTGGAATCATATTGCCTATAGTGTTTGTTGTTGTAGTAACTGCCATAGCCCTCTATGTTTGTAAAAAGAGAAGATCTCAAGGAATAATGCTACCCCATGGAA CTCATACGGTTGAGGACTTCGGAAGCATCCAGTCAacattattatcattatcatcactacAAGTTGCAACAAATAACTTTGATGAAAGCAATAAACTTGGTGAAGGGGGATTCGGTGTAGTTTATAAG GGAGATCTTCCCGGACAGGAAGTGGCTGTGAAGAGGATGTCAAAGGGTTCGGGTCAGGGGCTAGAAGAACTAAAAAACGAACTAGTTCTAGTTGCCAAACTTCACCACAAGAACCTCGTTCGCCTAGAAGGTTTCTGCTTAGAAGAGGGAGAAAGATTGCTTGTCTATGAGTACATGCCCAACAAAAGCCTCGATACTATTCTTTTTG ACCCTAAGGAAAAAATACAACTAGATTGGAGGAAACGGTTCAATATAATAGAAGGAGTTGCTAGAGGATTACAATATCTCCATGAGGAATCTCAAAAGAAGATAATCCATCGCGACATGAAAGCAAGCAATGTTTTGTTGGATGCAGACATGAACCCTAAGATTGGAGACTTTGGCCTAGCTAGGCTCTTTGGGAAAGATCAGACTAGAGATGTCACAAAACACATTGTCGGGACATT TGGCTACATGTCTCCTGAGTACGTGATGCGTGGGCAGTTTTCCACAAAATCAGATGTGTTCAGTTTCGGGATCCTTGTTATAGAGATCGTAACAGGGCGGAGAAACACAGGGCATTACTTCTATGATGAGCAAAATGAAGATATTATAAGCCTT GTATGGAGGCACTGGACCGAGGGAACAATTGCAGAGATGATAGATGATTCTCTGGGGAGAAATTACTCAGAGACCGAGGTGCTAAAATGCGTTAACATTGGTTTGTTGTGCCTTCAGCAGAATCCCATGGACCGACCTACGATGTCTGATGTCATGGTGATGCTCAGTGGTGATGATACTAGTTCTCTACCACCTGCTGCGAGACCCACATTTTTCTTGGATAGAAGCACAGGTGGTTACTCCTATAATTCATGTACTattacgcatctgtctgccagATAG
- the LOC136487988 gene encoding uncharacterized protein — protein sequence MATEDTPSGTSEGFDRGTPSPMLFIIAMDVLHRLFSKAANDGVLKKRAPSEIKFQCSIYADDAILFIRPSIQEARAVKEILSIFGQTTGLHTNLAKCSITAVYGGDDVLPEIVSILGCQVQTFPIKYLGLPQSATPFVASTQSGIISTVKYPLDHGVDLMKADKVDSKD from the exons ATGGCCACCGAGGACACCCCATCAGGCACCTCAGAGGGGTTCGACAGGGGGACTCCTTCCCCGATGCTATTCATAATAGCAATGGACGTCCTCCACAGACTGTTCAGTAAGGCGGCAAATGATGGTGTGCTGAAGAAGAGAGCCCCTTCGGAAATCAAATTCCAATGCAGCATCTATGCCGACGACGCCATTCTCTTCATACGGCCATCTATCCAGGAGGCAAGGGCAGTCAAGGAGATTCTAAGCATTTTCGGACAGACCACAGGGCTGCACACAAACCTAGCCAAGTGCTCAATCACCGCCGTCTACGGAGGCGACGACGTTCTGCCAGAAATTGTGTCCATCCTCGGCTGTCAAGTGCAGACATTTCCAATCAAGTATCTGGGGCTGCCGCAGA GTGCAACACCGTTTGTGGCCTCTACACAGTCAGGTATTATATCCACTGTGAAGTATCCACTGGATCATGGTGTTGATCTAATGAAAGCAGAT AAAGTAGATTCAAAAGATTGA